The DNA region CTCCACGCCCACTGCCGCGCTGGTGTTGCAGGTCCGCACCCTGCTCGGCCGGGCTGCGCAGCACCGCGACATGCAGGGCCGGGTGACGTCCCTGCAACGCCGCATGGATTCCTGGGAACACGAGGAGCGCGTGCGCGACCAGCTGGTGCACATGCTGGTGCACGACCTGAAAAACCCGATCGCGGCCGTGATGGGCCTGCTGGAGATCGTGTACGAGGACCACCGCGTGCCCGAGGACAACCGGGAACTGATCAAGGTCGCGCGCGACGAGACGCAGCACCTCCTGCACCTCGCGGTGAACATGCTGGATGTCCGCAAGATCCAGGCGGGCAAGATGAACCTGAAGCGCGAACTGGTGTTCAGCCCGATGTTCGAGGAAATCCTGGAGCAGGCGCGCGGGGACGTGGGCTCGGGCCTGCGCGACCGGCACGTGCGCAGCGAGGTCGAGCACGACCTGTCACCCGCCAGCGCCGACCCGGAGATCCTGCGCCGGGTGCTTGCCAACCTGATCAGCAACGCCATGAAGCACACGACCACTGGCGGCGTGATCACCCTGATGGTGCGCTCGGTCACCGGTGGCGTGCAGGTGATCGTGCGCGACGACGGCGAGGGCATCCCGGCCGACGACATTCCCAACCTGTTCGCGGCCTTCGAGCAGTCCCGACTGACCCTGCACGGCCGCTTCGACACCGGCATGGGTCTGGCGTTCTGCAAGCTCGCCATCGAGGAGCACGGCGGCACCATCTGGGTGGAATCCGAGCGCGGCAAGGGCGCGACCTTCTACTTCAACCTGCCCCTCGCGGTGGACGGCGAGGACGACGACTTCATCGAGATCCTGAACTGAGGCCCGGCCGTCCGGACCCCGGTACCGACCATGTGCCCCCGATGAGCGCGGATGACGTCCGGCCTGCTCGGGCGACGGCGCCTTTCATGACAGAGTTCTTACAGCACGGGGCTTTGGGCCACTCGATGGTGGCCGGGGACGGGCAGTGACCCAGGTGGAACTCCTGCTGGACGCTGTTTTTCCCTGTCTGACCGCCCGGCGGGGGCAGCGGTGGGGGGGAACGGACGCCCCCGGATTCTGATCCGTAGTTAAATCCTGACTGGGTGCCAGTTAAAGGGGGGTATCATCCACCCGCTGCCGGTGACCGGCACACTGAGTGGCATGAACGTCCCCCGCTCCCCCCTGACCGTGATGGCGCCCGCGCCGCGCCTGACCCTCCAGTCGGCCGCTGGCCGCTCGCAGGCCACCCGCCCGCGTCAGGCCACCGCGTGCAGCCACCTGAGCTGGGCCGGCTGAACGCGACTGGGGCTCACAAGCACAAATCTGGCCGCCTCCGGGCGGCTTTTTCCATGTCACACACGGTGCGATACCCAGGCCTGGACCTGGAAGCCACTAGAAGCCCGGTCGCCGGACGCGCCGTTGTAAGAATTTAGAAAGAGTGGGGTGTCAAGCTTGGGGCATGACCACCATGGAGTACGGCCGACATGTCCGCCGCATTCTGGAATGGGACGAGGTGGAGATCGAGGTGGACGATCCCACCCCGCGCATGCCGGTGGACCTGACGCACGGATCGGTGTTCGTGGTGGAGGAAGAGGACGAGAGCGCTCCGGCCTCCTCGCTGCTGACCTCGGTGGCCCGTCTGTTCGGCCGGCGCTGAACCCTACCGCCCGCTCACACGGCATGAGCAAGGCCCCGCGATGGTCACGGGGCCACCCGCCGACTTCACCCGGTCGGAGCTGGTTGTGGGGTGCCTTTAGTGTACCGTGGACACCAGGCCCGGCGCACCTTTAGGAAAGCTTGAGCTGCCACTCCGTGAAGCGCGCCCACGGCTCGAAGCCCAGCGCCACGTTGATCCCCAGCATCGCCTCGTTCACGTTCGCGTTGCTGGTGCGGACGAAGCGCGCGCCGGGGCACTGC from Deinococcus metalli includes:
- a CDS encoding ATP-binding protein — encoded protein: MASVDSPTVFVVAADPARAATLAHALPLVTVVPVTDAETLLREAHVTPPDVALLYTDTPGVPLWQVLPMLRQRAELGGTRWLAVGTQGLGEMLSAGADALISDSTPTAALVLQVRTLLGRAAQHRDMQGRVTSLQRRMDSWEHEERVRDQLVHMLVHDLKNPIAAVMGLLEIVYEDHRVPEDNRELIKVARDETQHLLHLAVNMLDVRKIQAGKMNLKRELVFSPMFEEILEQARGDVGSGLRDRHVRSEVEHDLSPASADPEILRRVLANLISNAMKHTTTGGVITLMVRSVTGGVQVIVRDDGEGIPADDIPNLFAAFEQSRLTLHGRFDTGMGLAFCKLAIEEHGGTIWVESERGKGATFYFNLPLAVDGEDDDFIEILN